One genomic region from Desulfuromonas sp. TF encodes:
- a CDS encoding ABC transporter ATP-binding protein has product MNDKGSAIAVDNLSKHYRIGLKEEIHDSLGVALLDFIKRPLKNYRKYRSLYRFDDLNPENNGKDDPADVLWALREISFSVAQGEVLGIIGRNGAGKSTLLKILARITEPSTGRAEIRGKVSSLLEVGTGFHPELTGRDNVYLNGTILGMKKREVDRKFDEIVDFSGVEKFIDTPVKRYSSGMKVRLAFSVAAFLEPDILIIDEVLAVGDADFQRKCLDTMKEVGSSGRTVLFVSHNMPAVTRLCERTILLEDGRITADGPSGEVVTRHLRSGNDSMAIREWPDPEKAPGGPVARLRAVRVRAKDGRISQSLDIRQPFQIEMEYDVVKGGRVLLPHFGIVNEHGEAVFVTVDQDAQWRQRPRPEGSYVSSVWIPGNLLAEGMLFVNCHLLTLFPETLQFSEFNAVTFQVVDSLEGDSARGDYAKNMPGVVRPLLEWNTEYVPWEDSLGYREGMRK; this is encoded by the coding sequence ATGAACGATAAAGGTTCAGCCATAGCCGTCGACAACCTGAGCAAGCACTACCGCATCGGCCTGAAGGAGGAAATCCATGACAGCCTCGGCGTCGCCCTGCTCGATTTCATCAAGAGGCCGCTGAAGAACTATCGAAAATACCGCTCCCTATACCGCTTCGACGATCTGAATCCGGAAAATAACGGGAAAGATGATCCGGCCGATGTGCTCTGGGCTCTTCGGGAAATCTCCTTCAGTGTGGCGCAGGGAGAGGTTCTGGGGATTATCGGGCGCAACGGCGCCGGCAAGTCCACCCTGCTCAAGATTCTCGCCCGGATTACCGAGCCGAGCACCGGGCGGGCGGAAATTCGCGGCAAAGTTTCCAGTCTCCTGGAGGTGGGAACGGGTTTTCATCCCGAACTCACCGGCCGGGACAATGTCTATCTCAACGGCACCATCCTCGGCATGAAGAAAAGGGAGGTGGACCGCAAATTCGACGAAATCGTCGACTTCTCCGGAGTGGAGAAATTCATCGACACGCCGGTCAAGCGATACTCCAGCGGCATGAAGGTCCGACTGGCATTTTCCGTCGCCGCCTTCCTGGAACCGGATATCCTGATCATCGACGAGGTGCTTGCCGTCGGGGACGCGGACTTTCAGCGCAAATGCCTGGATACCATGAAGGAGGTCGGCAGTTCCGGCCGCACCGTCCTTTTCGTCTCGCACAACATGCCGGCGGTAACCCGCCTCTGCGAACGGACCATCCTGCTGGAAGACGGCAGGATAACGGCCGACGGGCCCTCCGGCGAGGTGGTTACCCGACATCTGAGATCGGGGAATGACTCGATGGCCATCCGCGAATGGCCCGACCCCGAAAAGGCTCCAGGCGGTCCGGTGGCCCGGCTGCGGGCCGTGCGGGTCAGGGCGAAGGACGGCCGCATCAGCCAGTCCCTTGACATCCGTCAGCCTTTCCAGATCGAGATGGAGTATGACGTCGTGAAGGGGGGGCGCGTTCTTCTGCCCCACTTCGGAATTGTCAACGAGCACGGTGAAGCGGTGTTCGTCACCGTCGACCAGGACGCTCAATGGCGGCAGCGCCCGCGACCTGAAGGATCGTATGTGAGTTCCGTCTGGATTCCCGGAAACCTGCTGGCCGAGGGGATGCTCTTCGTCAATTGTCACCTTTTAACGCTTTTCCCCGAAACACTGCAATTTTCCGAATTCAACGCCGTCACCTTCCAGGTCGTCGACAGCCTCGAAGGTGACTCGGCGCGGGGCGATTACGCCAAGAACATGCCGGGGGTTGTAAGGCCTTTGCTGGAGTGGAATACCGAATATGTCCCGTGGGAAGACAGTCTCGGCTACAGGGAAGGGATGCGAAAATGA
- a CDS encoding 4Fe-4S dicluster domain-containing protein, producing the protein MARWGMVIDLSRCFGCRSCALACHAVNRIPIDAWRRVDDCGLSEKPQRQRFFLPQSCNHCDSPPCLDVCPTRATHRRPDGIIDIDPKRCLGCGYCIVACPYRARTLISRNSAVETEASLPAPSAGKSATPSVGICTKCHFCLPRLEKGLEQGLRPGIDAEATPACVVECSAKALCFGDLDDPESPVSRLLQGNRAIRLQNSLGTVPAVFYLLPDGWTGLDAREEEV; encoded by the coding sequence ATGGCACGCTGGGGAATGGTGATCGATTTAAGCAGGTGTTTCGGATGCCGCTCCTGCGCCCTGGCCTGCCACGCGGTCAACCGGATCCCTATTGACGCCTGGCGGCGGGTCGACGATTGCGGGCTGAGCGAAAAACCCCAGCGACAACGGTTCTTCCTTCCCCAGAGCTGTAACCACTGCGACTCTCCTCCCTGCCTTGACGTTTGTCCCACCCGGGCCACCCACCGGCGGCCCGACGGCATTATCGACATCGATCCGAAACGCTGCCTCGGCTGCGGCTACTGCATCGTCGCCTGTCCCTATAGGGCCAGGACCCTTATCTCCCGCAACTCCGCCGTCGAAACCGAGGCCAGCTTGCCGGCGCCGTCCGCCGGCAAAAGCGCCACCCCATCCGTCGGCATCTGCACCAAATGCCATTTCTGCCTGCCCCGGCTGGAGAAGGGGCTGGAGCAAGGGCTGCGGCCGGGAATCGATGCCGAGGCGACGCCGGCCTGCGTCGTCGAATGCAGCGCCAAGGCCCTCTGTTTCGGAGATCTGGATGATCCTGAGAGTCCGGTGTCCCGCCTGCTGCAGGGAAACCGGGCGATCCGGCTCCAAAATTCATTGGGGACCGTCCCGGCAGTCTTCTACCTCCTACCGGACGGGTGGA
- a CDS encoding GMC oxidoreductase codes for MIFDARTLPDGQTIEADICIVGAGVAGIALAREFIGGKVRVCLLESGGFQPDKATQSLYWGKNVGHPYYPLDTSRARFFGGTSHFWHIPLGERRLGGVRLRPLDPIDFETRDWVPYSGWPFSRSQLDPYYERALDICRIGPDTFEVGDWENPTQTQRLPLDGQRVETTIFQFGVRDPFFTDYRAEIEQSENVSAYLYSNVLEVETDEAGRTVTGIRAATLDGKNFQTRAGIYVLALGGIETPRLMLLSNRVQSAGLGNEHDLVGRFFMEHPHLWSGIFVPTDPGLFDATGLYRIHEAKGRAIMGKLTLSEEVVRRERLLNYCASLHPKHLPDPRFQSRASKGVDSLNAFRSALGHGELPEGAGEHLSNMLGNFPEIAQHVYRKIRRRGKIKVFRLNTMAEQIPNPESRVSLMTERDPLGQNRAQLNWQPTTADMRSIIRSQEIIGEELRRSGLGELYIELEDDAPPPHLHGGWHHMGTTRMHTDPKKGVVDENSRVHGLANLFIAGPSVFPTSGYANPVLTFLALTVRLADRVKKLLG; via the coding sequence ATGATTTTCGATGCGCGTACATTACCGGACGGACAGACGATCGAGGCCGATATCTGCATCGTCGGCGCCGGGGTGGCCGGTATCGCCCTGGCCCGGGAATTCATCGGCGGGAAAGTCAGGGTATGTCTGCTGGAGAGTGGAGGATTCCAGCCCGACAAAGCGACCCAGTCGCTGTACTGGGGGAAGAACGTCGGCCATCCCTACTATCCCCTGGACACGTCGCGCGCCCGCTTTTTCGGCGGCACCAGCCATTTCTGGCATATCCCCCTGGGGGAGAGACGCCTCGGGGGGGTGCGGCTGCGTCCCCTTGATCCCATCGATTTCGAAACTCGTGACTGGGTCCCCTACAGCGGCTGGCCTTTTTCCAGAAGCCAGCTCGATCCCTACTATGAGCGCGCCCTGGACATCTGCCGTATCGGTCCCGACACTTTCGAGGTCGGGGACTGGGAAAATCCGACGCAAACCCAGCGGCTTCCCCTGGACGGTCAGCGGGTGGAAACAACCATTTTCCAGTTCGGCGTGCGCGATCCATTCTTCACGGATTACCGCGCGGAGATAGAACAAAGCGAAAACGTCTCCGCCTACCTGTACTCCAACGTCCTCGAGGTTGAAACCGACGAAGCGGGCAGGACCGTCACCGGCATTCGTGCGGCAACCCTGGACGGCAAGAATTTCCAGACCAGGGCAGGGATTTACGTCCTGGCCCTCGGGGGAATAGAAACTCCTCGCCTGATGCTTCTTTCCAATCGCGTCCAGAGCGCCGGGCTCGGCAATGAGCACGACCTGGTCGGGCGATTCTTCATGGAGCATCCCCATCTATGGTCGGGAATCTTCGTCCCCACCGATCCCGGGCTCTTCGATGCTACGGGTCTTTATCGGATCCACGAAGCCAAGGGAAGGGCGATCATGGGGAAGCTGACTCTTTCCGAGGAAGTGGTGCGTCGAGAACGGCTGCTCAACTACTGCGCATCCCTGCACCCCAAGCATCTCCCCGATCCGCGCTTCCAATCGCGAGCTTCGAAAGGAGTCGATTCCCTCAACGCATTCCGATCCGCCCTGGGACACGGAGAGCTGCCGGAAGGGGCCGGAGAACATCTGTCCAACATGCTGGGCAATTTTCCGGAAATCGCCCAGCACGTCTACCGCAAGATCCGCCGGAGAGGAAAAATCAAGGTCTTTCGCCTCAATACGATGGCCGAGCAGATACCCAACCCCGAAAGCCGGGTCAGCCTGATGACGGAACGAGATCCTTTGGGCCAGAATCGGGCGCAGTTGAACTGGCAGCCTACAACGGCCGACATGCGCAGCATCATCCGTTCGCAGGAGATCATCGGCGAGGAGCTGCGCCGGTCCGGCCTTGGGGAGCTTTATATCGAACTCGAAGACGACGCCCCACCCCCTCACCTGCACGGCGGATGGCATCATATGGGGACCACCCGCATGCACACCGACCCGAAAAAGGGGGTTGTCGACGAAAACAGCCGGGTCCATGGTCTGGCAAACCTGTTCATCGCCGGTCCCTCGGTCTTTCCGACGAGCGGCTATGCCAACCCGGTACTTACTTTTCTGGCCCTCACCGTCCGACTGGCCGATCGCGTCAAAAAACTACTCGGCTGA